From Peromyscus eremicus chromosome 3, PerEre_H2_v1, whole genome shotgun sequence, one genomic window encodes:
- the Fzd1 gene encoding frizzled-1, which yields MAEEAAPSESPAAGRPSWELCAGALPGRREAVGRGDTTGPRRPRADPRRWPRGLLLLLLLLWLLEAPLLLGVRAQAAGQVPGPGQQAPPPPQQQQSGQQYNGERGISIPDHGYCQPISIPLCTDIAYNQTIMPNLLGHTNQEDAGLEVHQFYPLVKVQCSAELKFFLCSMYAPVCTVLEQALPPCRSLCERARQGCEALMNKFGFQWPDTLKCEKFPVHGAGELCVGQNTSDKGTPTPSLLPEFWTSNPQHGGGYRGGYPGGAGPVERGKFSCPRALRVPSYLNYHFLGEKDCGAPCEPTKVYGLMYFGPEELRFSRTWIGIWSVLCCASTLFTVLTYLVDMRRFSYPERPIIFLSGCYTAVAVAYIAGFLLEDRVVCNDKFAEDGARTVAQGTKKEGCTILFMMLYFFSMASSIWWVILSLTWFLAAGMKWGHEAIEANSQYFHLAAWAVPAIKTITILALGQVDGDVLSGVCFVGLNNVDALRGFVLAPLFVYLFIGTSFLLAGFVSLFRIRTIMKHDGTKTEKLEKLMVRIGVFSVLYTVPATIVIACYFYEQAFRDQWERSWVAQSCKSYAIPCPHLQGGGGVPPHPPMTPDFTVFMIKYLMTLIVGITSGFWIWSGKTLNSWRKFYTRLTNSKQGETTV from the coding sequence ATGGCTGAGGAGGCGGCGCCTAGCGAGTCCCCGGCCGCCGGCCGGCCGAGCTGGGAACTTTGTGCCGGGGCTCTCCCGGGCCGGCGGGAGGCGGTGGGGCGCGGGGACACGACCGGCCCCCGCCGCCCCCGGGCTGACCCCCGGCGCTGGCCTagagggctgctgctgctgctgctgctgctgtggctgctggaggCTCCGCTGCTGTTGGGGGTCCGAGCGCAGGCGGCGGGCCAGGTACCCGGGCCGGGCCAGCAAGCCCCGCCGCcgccccagcagcagcagagcgGGCAGCAGTACAACGGCGAACGGGGCATCTCCATCCCGGACCACGGCTACTGCCAGCCCATATCCATCCCTCTGTGCACGGACATCGCGTACAACCAGACCATCATGCCCAACCTGCTGGGCCACACGAATCAGGAGGACGCGGGCCTGGAGGTGCACCAGTTCTACCCGCTGGTGAAGGTGCAGTGCTCCGCCGAGCTCAAGTTCTTCCTGTGCTCCATGTATGCGCCTGTGTGCACCGTGCTGGAGCAGGCGCTGCCGCCCTGCCGCTCCCTGTGCGAGCGCGCACGCCAGGGTTGCGAGGCGCTCATGAACAAGTTCGGCTTCCAGTGGCCAGACACGCTCAAGTGCGAGAAGTTCCCGGTGCATGGCGCAGGAGAGCTGTGCGTGGGCCAGAACACGTCCGACAAAGGTACCCCGACTCCCTCCTTGCTGCCGGAGTTCTGGACCAGTAATCCGCAGCACGGTGGCGGTTATCGCGGCGGCTACCCGGGGGGTGCCGGCCCGGTGGAGCGGGGCAAGTTCTCCTGCCCGCGCGCACTCAGGGTGCCCTCCTACCTCAACTACCACTTTCTAGGGGAGAAGGACTGCGGCGCGCCCTGCGAACCCACTAAGGTATACGGGCTCATGTACTTTGGGCCGGAGGAGCTGCGCTTCTCGCGCACCTGGATTGGCATCTGGTCCGTGCTGTGCTGCGCCTCCACGCTCTTCACGGTACTCACGTACCTGGTGGACATGCGGCGCTTTAGCTACCCGGAACGGCCCATCATTTTCCTGTCCGGCTGTTACACAGCGGTGGCCGTGGCCTACATCGCCGGCTTTCTGCTGGAGGACCGGGTGGTGTGTAACGACAAGTTTGCAGAGGACGGGGCGCGCACGGTGGCGCAGGGCACTAAGAAGGAGGGCTGCACCATCCTCTTTATGATGCTCTACTTCTTCAGCATGGCCAGCTCCATCTGGTGGGTGATCCTGTCCCTCACCTGGTTCCTGGCAGCCGGCATGAAGTGGGGCCACGAAGCCATCGAGGCCAACTCACAGTATTTTCACCTAGCCGCCTGGGCTGTGCCAGCCATCAAAACTATAACCATCCTGGCGTTGGGGCAGGTGGACGGCGATGTACTGAGTGGAGTGTGTTTTGTAGGGCTTAACAACGTGGACGCGCTGCGTGGCTTTGTGCTGGCGCCGCTCTTCGTCTATCTGTTCATCGGCACCTCTTTCCTGCTGGCCGGTTTCGTGTCGCTCTTCCGCATCCGCACCATCATGAAGCACGATGGCACCAAGACCGAGAAGCTGGAGAAGCTCATGGTGCGCATCGGAGTCTTCAGCGTGCTCTACACCGTGCCGGCCACCATCGTCATCGCCTGCTACTTCTACGAGCAGGCCTTCCGGGACCAGTGGGAACGCAGCTGGGTGGCCCAGAGCTGCAAGAGTTATGCTATCCCCTGCCCTCACCTCCAGGGCGGTGGAGGCGTCCCACCACACCCGCCCATGACTCCCGACTTTACTGTCTTCATGATCAAGTATCTCATGACGCTGATCGTGGGCATCACGTCGGGCTTCTGGATCTGGTCTGGCAAGACACTGAACTCCTGGAGGAAGTTCTACACGAGGCTTACCAACAGCAAACAGGGGGAGACTACCGTCTGA